Proteins encoded by one window of Akkermansia muciniphila ATCC BAA-835:
- a CDS encoding GDSL-type esterase/lipase family protein, translating to MMLCCAGAGMRLHAQPLNKGRIAILGDSIAYAGHWANEVENTLRDDKKFAACEIVNFAVPSETVAGLSEYGHAGGRFPRPCLHERLSRILKMYQPQLILACYGMNDGLMQAFDKARFQAYQEGNIRLKKAADAVKAEIVFITPPLFRGDSAEQAEYDAVLDKYAEWLVSKRKDGWKVIDIRPGLRKLIAREKAGNPGFRYSGDGVHPGPEGHHMIAREVLAGLVPEIGLAPEVAEKDHRPTPDTMKKHEKVRNEWLVKTGHARPEIPGYDPEMAKRQFPRTVSVWNGFLREEFAVGGRRAFIVFPDKAVVSGKEQLWIWRPQFFDYKPIADLELVKRGYAAVFISMEDLYGSPKAMDVMDQFYRYLVDERGFSRKTVLFGLSRGGLYALNWAEKNPLCVAGVYVDAPVCDFKSWPAGRGKGKGSPDDWNKCLRAYGFNEQQALSYKGNPVDNMRGMAKAGIPLLFISRTEDDVVPIEENTDVFAKRYAGMGGPVRVIRRSGGHHPHGFDNPAHIVDFVLSVTGQPVPLRVACLGDSNTFGAGVAGANKDVLRWSHLLGQELREKFKRKEIEVLNCGVNGRTLLAKGDLPYIKTGEYRNALNSHAQIAIIALGTNDAKPQNRKFLSEFKQNYAAIIAELRENMPGIQIYCAIPLPSWQSSSQIDKETVKNKIVPLVKQVAKDNNCKTIDFFTPFQDKPELFPDGVHPNADGQVIMADAALKELLKK from the coding sequence ATGATGCTGTGTTGTGCGGGAGCGGGGATGCGGCTTCATGCCCAGCCTTTGAATAAGGGCCGGATTGCCATTCTGGGTGATAGTATTGCTTACGCGGGCCATTGGGCCAATGAAGTGGAAAACACCTTGAGGGATGATAAAAAATTTGCAGCCTGCGAGATTGTCAACTTTGCCGTTCCCAGCGAGACGGTAGCCGGGTTGAGCGAATATGGCCATGCGGGCGGCAGATTCCCCCGTCCATGCCTGCATGAGCGCCTCAGCCGGATTCTCAAGATGTACCAGCCTCAATTGATTCTGGCCTGCTACGGGATGAATGACGGCCTCATGCAGGCGTTTGACAAAGCGCGTTTTCAAGCGTACCAGGAAGGGAATATCCGCCTTAAAAAGGCTGCCGATGCGGTAAAAGCGGAGATTGTCTTCATTACTCCTCCATTGTTCCGGGGGGATTCCGCTGAACAGGCTGAGTACGACGCTGTATTGGACAAGTACGCGGAATGGCTGGTTTCTAAAAGAAAAGACGGCTGGAAAGTCATAGATATCCGTCCCGGGCTTCGGAAACTCATTGCCAGAGAGAAGGCAGGGAATCCCGGTTTCAGGTATTCCGGTGACGGCGTGCACCCCGGCCCGGAAGGGCACCATATGATAGCCCGGGAAGTTCTTGCCGGGCTGGTCCCGGAAATAGGCCTTGCTCCTGAGGTTGCGGAAAAAGACCATCGGCCGACGCCGGATACGATGAAAAAACATGAGAAAGTCCGCAATGAATGGCTGGTAAAAACAGGACATGCACGGCCGGAAATTCCGGGGTATGATCCGGAAATGGCCAAGCGTCAGTTCCCTAGGACGGTTTCTGTCTGGAATGGTTTTTTACGGGAGGAGTTTGCCGTGGGCGGCCGCAGGGCATTCATCGTCTTTCCCGACAAGGCTGTTGTTTCTGGAAAAGAACAGTTGTGGATATGGCGGCCGCAATTTTTTGATTATAAGCCTATAGCAGATCTCGAACTGGTAAAGCGCGGTTATGCGGCGGTATTTATCAGCATGGAAGACCTTTACGGTTCTCCCAAGGCCATGGATGTGATGGATCAATTTTACAGGTATCTGGTGGATGAACGCGGTTTTTCCAGAAAAACGGTGTTGTTTGGACTGAGCCGTGGAGGCCTTTATGCGCTTAACTGGGCGGAGAAGAATCCTTTGTGCGTGGCTGGCGTTTATGTGGATGCCCCCGTCTGTGATTTCAAAAGCTGGCCGGCGGGCAGGGGCAAGGGCAAAGGTTCGCCGGATGACTGGAACAAATGCCTGCGCGCCTACGGCTTTAATGAACAGCAGGCTTTGTCCTATAAGGGTAACCCCGTGGACAATATGCGCGGCATGGCTAAAGCCGGAATTCCTTTGTTGTTTATTTCCCGGACGGAAGATGACGTAGTCCCTATTGAAGAGAATACGGATGTTTTCGCTAAGCGTTACGCCGGGATGGGGGGGCCTGTAAGAGTCATCCGCCGGTCCGGAGGGCATCATCCGCACGGTTTTGACAATCCTGCCCATATCGTAGATTTTGTTCTTTCCGTTACCGGACAGCCCGTCCCCTTGCGCGTTGCGTGCCTGGGAGACAGTAATACTTTTGGAGCAGGAGTAGCCGGAGCCAATAAGGATGTTTTGCGCTGGAGCCATCTTCTTGGTCAGGAATTGAGGGAAAAATTCAAACGGAAAGAAATAGAAGTGCTGAACTGCGGCGTTAACGGGCGTACCCTTCTGGCCAAGGGAGACCTTCCCTATATTAAAACGGGCGAGTACCGGAATGCGCTCAATTCCCATGCACAGATTGCCATTATCGCGTTAGGCACCAATGACGCCAAACCGCAGAACAGGAAATTCCTGTCCGAGTTTAAGCAGAATTATGCCGCCATCATCGCCGAACTGCGGGAAAACATGCCCGGTATTCAAATCTATTGCGCAATTCCGCTTCCCTCGTGGCAGTCTTCCAGCCAAATTGACAAGGAAACGGTGAAAAATAAAATTGTCCCTCTTGTGAAGCAGGTTGCGAAGGACAATAATTGTAAAACCATCGACTTTTTCACCCCTTTTCAAGATAAACCGGAACTTTTTCCCGATGGCGTTCATCCCAATGCCGATGGGCAGGTGATTATGGCTGATGCTGCGCTCAAGGAACTTCTGAAGAAGTAG
- a CDS encoding amylo-alpha-1,6-glucosidase, producing the protein MTELYHQTWEIAAGRVRKGPEGLPASPYMDENCYEDQIWIWDTCFMVLFAKYAPRAFPGIESLDNLYKPIHEKAATPLRIHLVDNPPLFAWVEKEYFDFTGDKRRLNHLLNEKRYLQKHFKWFARAKAGERFECSPQRIYLNSIGDDGFTWTGRASGMDNTPRGRDAGGYHKVLWVDAISQQALSAHCIATMEQALGNENEARKWNAEYEALKKKINHLYWDERDGFYYDVTIADKQPCRVKTIASYWPLLARIASREQARSMVNHLMNPGEFGGSYPTPSLARSDKDYHHQTGDYWRGGIWLPTTYMAIKAIEKYGYHEEADAIAEKVINQQLAAYRNMEPHTVWECYSPSGDAPSTEHGRRVRPEFCGWSALGPIALFIENVLGFKKVSAAGKEVRWRLKKNKGRHGIRNLRFGDIVTDIVFDGKGTVSVTSNASYSLIINGNTYSVRKGDTEIKL; encoded by the coding sequence ATGACGGAACTTTATCATCAAACATGGGAAATTGCGGCTGGGCGCGTCAGGAAAGGGCCGGAAGGGCTCCCCGCGTCTCCCTATATGGATGAAAATTGCTACGAAGATCAAATCTGGATATGGGACACCTGTTTCATGGTGCTTTTTGCCAAGTATGCGCCCAGGGCGTTTCCCGGAATAGAAAGTCTGGATAATCTTTACAAACCTATCCATGAAAAAGCCGCTACGCCCCTTAGAATCCATTTAGTGGATAATCCCCCGCTGTTTGCTTGGGTGGAAAAGGAATATTTTGATTTCACAGGAGATAAGAGGCGGCTTAATCATCTTCTTAATGAAAAGCGGTATTTGCAGAAGCATTTCAAATGGTTTGCCCGGGCTAAGGCTGGTGAACGGTTTGAATGTTCCCCCCAGCGTATTTACTTGAATTCCATTGGGGATGATGGCTTTACCTGGACGGGGAGAGCGAGCGGTATGGACAATACTCCCCGCGGGCGTGATGCCGGAGGATACCATAAGGTGCTATGGGTGGATGCCATTTCCCAGCAGGCTCTTAGCGCCCACTGCATTGCTACCATGGAACAGGCTTTGGGAAATGAGAATGAAGCAAGAAAATGGAACGCTGAATATGAAGCGCTTAAGAAAAAGATCAACCATCTTTACTGGGATGAGCGGGATGGATTTTATTACGATGTCACCATTGCGGACAAACAGCCCTGCCGCGTTAAAACCATTGCTTCCTATTGGCCCCTTCTGGCCCGGATTGCGTCCAGGGAACAGGCGCGGAGCATGGTAAATCATCTGATGAATCCCGGGGAATTCGGAGGCAGTTATCCTACTCCTTCCCTGGCCCGCTCGGATAAGGATTATCATCATCAAACCGGGGATTACTGGCGGGGAGGAATTTGGCTGCCGACGACATATATGGCGATTAAGGCCATTGAAAAGTATGGCTACCATGAGGAGGCCGATGCTATTGCCGAGAAGGTTATCAACCAGCAGCTTGCCGCTTACAGGAATATGGAACCGCATACTGTCTGGGAGTGCTATAGCCCAAGCGGAGATGCCCCCTCCACAGAACACGGACGCCGTGTAAGACCGGAATTTTGCGGCTGGTCAGCCCTGGGGCCGATTGCGTTGTTTATTGAAAATGTGCTGGGATTTAAGAAAGTGTCTGCCGCCGGAAAGGAAGTCCGGTGGAGGTTGAAAAAAAACAAGGGCCGCCATGGAATCAGGAATTTGAGGTTTGGCGATATTGTAACCGATATTGTTTTTGATGGTAAAGGCACGGTGTCGGTCACGTCGAATGCTTCTTACTCTTTAATCATTAATGGCAATACTTATTCAGTAAGGAAGGGGGATACTGAAATTAAGCTGTAA
- a CDS encoding D-hexose-6-phosphate mutarotase — MTVRRTTNQGLSFLDVTTPLCTASLCLQGAHLTSWKPAGHEECLFLSPNAAFVPGKAIRGGIPVCWPWFGPREGAPSHGIARTSEWRLHHQEMDKCGNVLLSLAFYPEDESYPAAILRLTLGRTLAMRLETTARTQPCKLTEAFHNYFAVGNLTKCRVHGLEDIPFREEAAQPMKHGERPLTPLGCLDRVYNFPSCSGKTMLEDLMLNRAITVERNHASSVIVWNPGQQGAKNMADLGAESWNKFLCIETGNAEPRSISLAPGQTHTLYQKISVRHMEEACSPR, encoded by the coding sequence ATGACCGTCCGGCGCACAACAAACCAGGGGCTTTCTTTCCTGGACGTAACAACACCGCTCTGCACGGCATCCCTGTGCCTTCAGGGAGCGCACCTCACCTCATGGAAGCCGGCAGGGCATGAGGAATGCCTTTTTCTTTCTCCTAACGCAGCCTTTGTCCCCGGCAAAGCCATCCGCGGAGGCATCCCCGTCTGCTGGCCCTGGTTCGGCCCCCGGGAAGGAGCACCGTCCCACGGCATAGCGCGCACCTCGGAATGGCGCCTCCACCACCAGGAAATGGACAAGTGCGGCAACGTCCTGCTCTCCCTGGCTTTCTATCCGGAAGATGAATCCTATCCCGCCGCCATCCTGCGCCTTACCCTGGGCCGCACGCTGGCCATGAGGCTGGAAACCACGGCGCGCACGCAGCCCTGCAAGCTCACGGAAGCATTCCATAACTACTTTGCCGTCGGCAACCTGACCAAATGCCGCGTTCATGGGCTGGAGGACATCCCGTTCCGGGAAGAAGCCGCCCAGCCCATGAAGCACGGAGAACGCCCGCTGACGCCGCTGGGGTGCTTGGACCGCGTTTACAACTTCCCCTCCTGTTCGGGAAAAACAATGCTGGAAGACCTCATGCTGAACCGCGCCATCACGGTGGAGCGGAACCATGCCTCTTCCGTCATCGTCTGGAATCCTGGACAACAGGGCGCCAAAAACATGGCGGACCTGGGTGCGGAGTCCTGGAATAAATTCCTGTGCATTGAAACGGGAAACGCGGAGCCCCGTTCCATTTCCCTCGCTCCCGGACAAACCCATACCCTTTACCAAAAAATTTCCGTAAGGCATATGGAGGAAGCCTGCTCTCCCCGTTAA
- the pdxH gene encoding pyridoxamine 5'-phosphate oxidase, which yields MDLSNFREEYLKGQLHRKDLAENPFEQFQTWFEQALKADIPEPNAFSLATADAQGRPSLRTVLLKYFDRTGFVFFTNYGSHKARDIEENPQVCMMLPWVMLERQIIIYGKAVKVSRAESLKYFLTRPKESQLGAWVSHQSSVISGRKLLEMKLMELKNKFSKGEIPLPSFWGGYRIIPDTFEFWQGGPGRVHDRFMYKLQENGSWTIERLQP from the coding sequence ATGGACTTGTCCAATTTCAGAGAAGAATACCTCAAAGGCCAGCTGCACAGAAAGGACCTGGCGGAAAATCCCTTTGAACAATTCCAAACCTGGTTTGAACAGGCCCTGAAAGCGGATATTCCGGAACCCAACGCTTTTTCCCTGGCCACGGCGGACGCCCAGGGCAGGCCCTCCCTGCGCACCGTGCTGCTCAAATATTTTGACCGGACGGGCTTTGTTTTCTTCACCAACTACGGCAGCCACAAGGCCCGCGATATTGAAGAAAATCCGCAGGTCTGCATGATGCTTCCGTGGGTAATGCTGGAACGCCAGATCATCATTTACGGAAAAGCCGTCAAAGTCTCCCGCGCGGAATCCCTGAAATATTTCCTCACCCGCCCCAAGGAATCCCAGCTTGGAGCTTGGGTTTCACACCAAAGCTCCGTCATTTCCGGAAGAAAACTGTTGGAAATGAAGTTGATGGAACTGAAAAACAAATTCTCCAAAGGAGAAATACCCCTTCCCTCCTTCTGGGGCGGCTACCGAATTATCCCGGATACCTTTGAATTCTGGCAGGGCGGCCCCGGCCGCGTGCATGACCGTTTCATGTACAAACTTCAGGAAAACGGCTCCTGGACAATTGAACGCCTTCAGCCATGA
- the nadC gene encoding carboxylating nicotinate-nucleotide diphosphorylase: MPAETVSDNVETLINLALAEDFGSGDVTSTYFVPEHLTARAILTPRKKGVLSGVNVAAEVFRKVDPTLKVEVYLHDGEAVAPGAVVMLIEGSARSILGAERTALNFIQRLSGVATLTRQYVKAISHTSARILDTRKTTPGYRLLEKAAVLHGGGTNHRMGLYDRAMVKDNHLMTDGNTEHLQECINRLRQEKPGVEIQLEADTLEQVGNFLKLEGVDHILLDNMTPEMLKQAVAMRGGCTTPLLEASGGVHLDTVAAIAESGVDFVSVGYVTHSAPSLDLGLDFSVE; encoded by the coding sequence ATGCCCGCAGAAACCGTATCCGACAACGTGGAAACCCTGATCAATCTGGCGCTGGCCGAAGACTTCGGCTCCGGCGACGTGACTTCCACATACTTCGTCCCGGAACATCTGACCGCCAGAGCTATTTTGACCCCCCGGAAAAAAGGCGTTCTTTCCGGCGTCAATGTCGCGGCGGAAGTTTTCCGCAAGGTGGATCCCACCCTGAAGGTGGAAGTTTACCTGCATGACGGGGAAGCCGTGGCGCCCGGCGCCGTGGTGATGCTTATTGAAGGGTCCGCCCGCTCCATTCTTGGGGCGGAACGCACCGCCCTCAACTTCATCCAGCGTCTTTCCGGAGTAGCTACGCTCACCAGACAATATGTGAAAGCCATTTCCCACACCAGCGCCCGCATTCTGGATACCCGCAAAACCACTCCCGGCTACCGTCTGCTGGAAAAAGCGGCCGTGCTCCATGGCGGAGGCACCAACCACCGCATGGGCCTTTATGACCGCGCCATGGTGAAAGACAACCACCTGATGACGGATGGAAATACGGAACACCTTCAGGAATGCATCAACAGGCTGCGTCAGGAAAAGCCCGGCGTGGAAATCCAGCTGGAAGCGGACACCCTGGAACAGGTGGGCAACTTCCTTAAACTGGAAGGCGTGGACCATATCCTTCTGGACAACATGACGCCGGAAATGCTGAAACAAGCCGTCGCCATGCGCGGAGGATGCACCACCCCCCTGCTGGAAGCCAGCGGAGGCGTTCACCTGGACACGGTAGCCGCCATTGCGGAATCCGGCGTGGACTTCGTCTCCGTAGGCTACGTGACCCACTCGGCCCCCTCCCTGGACCTGGGGCTGGATTTCAGCGTAGAATAA
- a CDS encoding polyprenyl synthetase family protein produces MCEQSLNDYITEQCALIDAALDRLLPAEDESPETIHKAMRYSIFAGGKRMRPVLCLAAAEACGGLAVDALVPACAVEMMHTYSLIHDDLPAMDNDDLRRGKPTSHKAFGEGVAILAGDALLTEAFAVIAQVDDTERYTVRDYVRELAATGGSTMLIGGQILDLEGEHKQLSEPEVRTVYEGKTAALLTTALRFGGMSANATESQLEALTDFGYNLGLAFQVIDDILDLTASTEKLGKTAGKDVNSQKSTCPALIGLDGARSEAKCRTQAALDALMIFPEERRARLVELANYLLNREY; encoded by the coding sequence ATGTGTGAACAATCACTGAACGACTACATCACAGAACAATGCGCCCTGATTGACGCAGCGCTGGACAGACTGCTGCCAGCAGAGGACGAAAGCCCCGAAACCATCCACAAAGCCATGCGCTACAGCATATTTGCGGGTGGGAAAAGAATGCGCCCCGTCCTTTGCCTGGCGGCGGCGGAGGCCTGCGGAGGACTGGCAGTGGACGCCCTGGTTCCCGCCTGCGCCGTGGAAATGATGCATACGTATTCCCTCATCCATGACGACCTGCCAGCCATGGACAACGACGATCTGCGCCGTGGGAAACCCACCAGCCACAAGGCTTTCGGAGAAGGCGTCGCCATCCTGGCGGGAGACGCGCTGCTGACGGAGGCTTTTGCCGTAATCGCCCAGGTGGACGATACGGAACGCTATACCGTCAGGGATTACGTGAGGGAGCTGGCAGCCACCGGCGGCAGCACCATGCTCATCGGAGGCCAGATTCTGGATTTGGAGGGAGAACACAAGCAGCTCTCCGAACCGGAAGTCCGCACCGTGTACGAAGGGAAGACGGCCGCCCTGCTAACCACGGCCCTTCGCTTCGGCGGCATGTCCGCAAACGCCACAGAGTCCCAGCTGGAAGCTCTGACGGACTTCGGTTACAACCTGGGGCTGGCTTTCCAGGTGATTGACGACATTCTGGACCTGACGGCTTCCACGGAAAAACTCGGCAAGACCGCCGGCAAGGACGTCAATTCCCAGAAATCCACCTGTCCGGCCCTGATTGGCCTGGACGGCGCCCGTTCCGAAGCCAAATGCCGCACTCAGGCGGCTCTGGATGCCCTGATGATCTTCCCGGAAGAACGCCGCGCCCGCCTGGTGGAACTGGCCAACTATCTTCTTAACCGCGAATATTAA
- a CDS encoding aspartate-semialdehyde dehydrogenase — translation MNQAPHVAIVGATGAVGVEILSCLETRNFPVGSLKLLASARSAGKQVAFRGKMLTVEELTEKSFDGVDIALFSAGGGISLKFAPIAAAAGCVVIDNSSAFRQEPDVPLVVPEINPEAAFNHPRNIIANPNCTTIITLMALFPLHQRFGLKTVIASSYQAVSGSGQHGIAELETQVRAVVDGHPVVKNVYPHQIAFNLLPQIDSFTENGYTKEELKMLNEGRKILSLPELKVTCTCVRVPVYRSHSISVTAQFEKPVDLETARSAYEGKPGVALMDNPAEGVWPTPLDSTNGDTCYVGRMRMDMAIDNALTLWVVGDQVRKGAALNAVQIAELLVNR, via the coding sequence ATGAACCAAGCACCCCATGTTGCCATCGTCGGCGCCACCGGAGCGGTGGGCGTTGAAATCCTGTCCTGCCTGGAAACACGCAATTTTCCCGTAGGTTCCCTGAAGCTTCTGGCCTCCGCCCGGTCCGCCGGAAAACAGGTCGCTTTCCGTGGGAAAATGCTGACTGTAGAAGAATTGACGGAAAAATCCTTTGATGGGGTGGATATCGCCCTGTTCAGCGCAGGCGGAGGAATTTCCCTGAAATTCGCTCCTATCGCAGCGGCTGCGGGCTGTGTGGTCATTGACAATTCCTCTGCCTTCCGGCAGGAGCCGGACGTGCCCCTGGTGGTGCCGGAAATCAATCCGGAAGCGGCCTTCAACCACCCCCGCAATATTATCGCCAACCCGAACTGCACCACCATCATTACGCTGATGGCCCTCTTCCCTCTGCATCAGCGTTTCGGGTTGAAAACCGTCATCGCCTCCAGTTATCAGGCGGTTTCCGGCAGCGGCCAGCACGGCATTGCGGAACTGGAAACCCAGGTGCGCGCCGTAGTGGACGGCCACCCCGTAGTGAAAAATGTTTATCCCCACCAGATAGCCTTCAATCTTCTTCCCCAGATCGATTCCTTTACGGAAAACGGCTATACCAAGGAAGAGCTTAAGATGCTTAATGAAGGCCGTAAAATTCTTTCCCTGCCCGAACTCAAGGTAACATGCACCTGCGTGCGCGTGCCCGTTTACCGTTCCCATTCCATCTCCGTTACCGCCCAGTTTGAAAAACCTGTGGACTTGGAAACTGCCCGCAGCGCCTATGAAGGCAAACCCGGAGTCGCCCTGATGGACAACCCAGCGGAGGGCGTGTGGCCCACCCCGCTGGACAGCACCAACGGAGATACCTGCTACGTAGGGCGCATGCGCATGGACATGGCGATTGACAATGCCCTGACTCTCTGGGTCGTGGGCGATCAGGTCCGAAAAGGGGCCGCACTCAACGCCGTACAAATCGCGGAATTGCTGGTCAACCGCTGA
- a CDS encoding PEP-CTERM sorting domain-containing protein (PEP-CTERM proteins occur, often in large numbers, in the proteomes of bacteria that also encode an exosortase, a predicted intramembrane cysteine proteinase. The presence of a PEP-CTERM domain at a protein's C-terminus predicts cleavage within the sorting domain, followed by covalent anchoring to some some component of the (usually Gram-negative) cell surface. Many PEP-CTERM proteins exhibit an unusual sequence composition that includes large numbers of potential glycosylation sites. Expression of one such protein has been shown restore the ability of a bacterium to form floc, a type of biofilm.), which yields MKNTLFLSGLMALCCGAGMAATVAIDLNGEAAEGTSLPANLKLSGFGDVNSGSVITAQKVVTWLQGTTGWQGTTANGNSGSGIYGSVTASGDTDVSVSFINRNAYGGSIVGTAVTLTSDYASYTGLTLSVDCAGLQSGANFTTLNIVYQTAEGWQISQLTGQASSLIQTGMTLSVDLSGTPLTSDTAYIVMSTRNGGGNTNSNLLFSMSATAEDVVPEPATASLSLLGLSLLMLRRKR from the coding sequence ATGAAGAACACATTATTTCTTTCCGGTCTTATGGCTTTGTGTTGCGGCGCAGGGATGGCCGCCACCGTAGCAATCGACCTAAATGGGGAGGCAGCCGAAGGGACATCTCTGCCTGCAAACCTTAAATTGTCTGGATTCGGAGACGTCAACAGCGGAAGTGTCATCACTGCACAAAAAGTCGTCACATGGTTGCAAGGCACCACCGGCTGGCAAGGCACCACTGCAAACGGCAATTCCGGCTCCGGTATTTACGGCAGCGTCACCGCATCCGGGGATACTGATGTATCCGTGTCTTTCATCAACAGAAATGCTTACGGCGGCTCTATCGTAGGAACAGCGGTAACGCTTACCAGTGATTACGCCAGTTATACCGGATTGACTCTTTCCGTGGACTGCGCCGGGCTGCAATCCGGAGCAAACTTCACGACGCTCAATATCGTTTATCAGACGGCAGAAGGCTGGCAGATCAGCCAGTTGACCGGTCAGGCCTCTTCCCTGATTCAAACAGGCATGACCCTGTCCGTGGACTTGAGCGGTACTCCCCTTACCAGCGACACGGCTTACATTGTGATGTCCACCCGCAATGGCGGCGGAAACACGAACTCCAACCTGCTTTTTTCCATGTCAGCCACTGCTGAGGATGTCGTTCCGGAACCGGCTACGGCGTCCCTGAGCCTTTTGGGCCTGTCCCTGCTGATGCTGCGCCGCAAGCGCTGA
- a CDS encoding L-serine ammonia-lyase, translating to MHHYSIFELFSIGIGPSSSHTVGPMRAAHRFLEQMRHSPRLAEISGIRCECYGSLAATGHGHGTDTAIMLGLLGEEPHTVEPRSIPGKIARLHQQETLSVTEEKNVRFSPSRDLDLSHYQPLRLHPNGMQFTAVNQDGDPVEDAVFYSTGGGFVSSEQELLHPEERDRETFPFPYESAEELLHMADERGCPLSSIVMANECAMLPEREVREKLDLIWATMKQSISNGMSARGNLPGVLQVPRRAKTLRKNLLVHGESALKDPLSIMDWINLYAIAVSEENAAGGRIVTAPTNGAAGIVPAVLNYATKFCVSPYPDAVHRFLLTAGGIAILYKKNASISGADVGCQGEVGVACSMAAAALAEYLGGTPHQVENAAEIGMEHNLGLTCDPIAGLVQIPCIERNAIAAIKAINAARMALGGTGAHFVPLDKVIRTMLDTGRDMQSKYKETAQGGLAVNVVNC from the coding sequence ATGCACCATTACAGCATTTTTGAGCTTTTCAGCATCGGCATAGGTCCTTCATCATCCCATACCGTAGGGCCCATGCGGGCGGCGCACCGCTTTCTTGAACAGATGCGCCACTCCCCGCGCTTGGCGGAAATCTCAGGCATCCGCTGCGAATGCTACGGCTCCCTGGCCGCCACCGGACATGGGCACGGCACAGACACAGCCATCATGCTGGGGCTTCTGGGGGAAGAACCCCATACGGTGGAGCCGCGCAGCATTCCCGGAAAAATCGCCCGCCTGCACCAGCAGGAAACGTTGTCCGTCACGGAAGAAAAAAACGTCCGCTTCTCTCCTTCCCGCGACCTGGATCTTTCCCACTACCAGCCCCTGCGCCTGCATCCGAACGGGATGCAGTTTACTGCCGTCAACCAGGACGGAGACCCGGTGGAAGACGCGGTATTTTATTCCACGGGGGGCGGGTTCGTCTCTTCCGAACAGGAACTTCTGCATCCGGAAGAAAGGGATCGGGAAACCTTCCCTTTTCCTTATGAATCCGCGGAGGAACTGCTGCACATGGCTGATGAGCGTGGATGCCCTCTTTCCTCCATTGTCATGGCAAACGAATGCGCCATGCTCCCGGAACGGGAAGTCCGTGAAAAACTGGACCTGATCTGGGCGACGATGAAGCAGTCCATCTCCAACGGCATGAGCGCGCGCGGCAACCTGCCGGGCGTTCTGCAGGTTCCGCGCCGGGCCAAAACTTTGCGCAAGAATCTTCTGGTGCACGGAGAATCGGCCTTGAAAGACCCTCTCTCCATTATGGACTGGATCAATCTGTACGCCATTGCCGTAAGTGAGGAAAACGCGGCCGGCGGCCGCATCGTCACCGCTCCGACCAATGGAGCGGCGGGAATCGTTCCGGCCGTTCTTAACTACGCCACCAAATTCTGCGTTTCCCCGTATCCGGATGCCGTGCATCGCTTCCTGCTCACCGCCGGGGGAATCGCCATCCTGTACAAGAAAAACGCCTCCATTTCCGGCGCGGACGTAGGCTGCCAGGGAGAAGTGGGAGTAGCCTGCTCCATGGCCGCCGCCGCTCTTGCGGAGTACCTGGGGGGAACACCCCACCAGGTGGAAAACGCCGCGGAAATAGGCATGGAGCACAATCTGGGCCTCACCTGCGATCCTATTGCGGGCCTCGTCCAGATACCCTGCATTGAGCGCAACGCCATCGCCGCCATCAAGGCCATCAACGCCGCCCGCATGGCCCTGGGCGGCACGGGCGCTCATTTTGTCCCGCTGGACAAGGTCATCCGCACCATGCTGGACACCGGAAGGGACATGCAATCCAAATACAAGGAGACCGCCCAGGGCGGCTTGGCCGTCAACGTGGTGAATTGCTGA